The following proteins are co-located in the Macadamia integrifolia cultivar HAES 741 chromosome 3, SCU_Mint_v3, whole genome shotgun sequence genome:
- the LOC122074249 gene encoding putative plant UBX domain-containing protein 14: MENQTDLDVRPSLPVIRDTLYDYPYSDFDDEEEEDEEDIWVSPDHDQNLYSNSNLATLYRPPLELMFQGSFHEAKVEATGQDKWLLVNLQSMKEFESHVMNRDLWSNETIAEMIKGYFLFWQAQDDTVEGMKVSSFYRFDSLPVILVIDPITGQKMRLSKGMVEPDYLMDLLSSFMENGPKSRLEKCSMKEEKKKKMKMTYPPLPEEPKNDDTSLICRVGVRLPDGRRFCRSFLRNDPIQILWSFCCSKIEEAKISKFELMVAIPGNSKRLDYESKSSFVESGISNSIISLVWE; this comes from the coding sequence TATtctgattttgatgatgaagaagaagaagatgaagaagacatcTGGGTTTCACCAGATCATGACCAGAATCTCTATTCCAATTCCAACCTTGCTACTCTCTATCGTCCTCCATTGGAATTGATGTTCCAAGGTTCGTTCCATGAAGCTAAAGTTGAAGCTACTGGACAAGACAAGTGGTTACTTGTAAACTTACAATCCATGAAGGAGTTCGAATCACATGTGATGAACCGGGATTTATGGTCCAATGAAACAATAGCTGAGATGATCAAGGGTTACTTTCTATTCTGGCAAGCACAGGATGATACAGTGGAAGGGATGAAGGTTTCCAGTTTTTATAGATTTGATTCATTACCAGTCATTCTTGTAATCGATCCAATTACTGGTCAGAAGATGCGTTTGTCTAAGGGGATGGTTGAACCGGATTATTTGATggatcttctctcttctttcatgGAGAATGGTCCTAAAAGTAGGCTTGAGAAGTGTTCtatgaaggaggagaagaagaagaagatgaagatgacgtATCCACCACTTCCTGAAGAGCCTAAGAACGATGATACTAGTTTGATTTGCAGGGTTGGAGTAAGGCTTCCCGATGGGAGACGGTTTTGCCGGAGTTTTCTTCGTAACGATCCGATACAGATTTTATGGTCTTTCTGCTGTTCTAAGATTGAAGAAGCAAAGATTAGTAAATTTGAGTTAATGGTGGCGATTCCTGGGAATTCAAAGCGTTTAGATTACGAGAGTAAATCAAGTTTTGTGGAATCTGGGATTTCAAACTCCATTATTTCTCTTGTATGGGAATGA
- the LOC122074451 gene encoding filament-like plant protein isoform X1 gives MDRRSWLWRRKNSEKSPGETESSGSISSHSERLSDEQIQDTSRGSPNHSTQSPEVTSKVSVNGGDVNYDVKSLKEKLSAALLNISAKEDLVKQHAKVAEEAVSGWEKAETEAVALKQQLEAASQKNSALEDRVGHLDGALKECVRQLRQAREEQELKIHEAVVKQTREWESAKFELESQLIELQIQVEAAKAGSSVNPDLRLRLEAAEKENASLKQELLARVEELEVTTLERDLSTQAAETASKQHLEGIKKLAKLEAECRRLRATSQKASSVTDHKSAAASSVYVESLTDSQSDSGERLLTVEADSRKMSNSEPNECEPSCSDSWASALISELDQFKNDKAIGRNPIASSVEIDLMDDFLEMERLASLPEMESTSHGLELGAVSEQRLGVENTLKAELEAMIQRTADLEEKLETMEAEKEVLNAALAESQSRLEISQGQLRESEEKLMELHRQLDLAKELKQASEIEAEEKLMELHRQLDLAKELKQASKIEADAANAKREEVEAQLVTVDVEVHTLHAKVDSLEAELEKEYALSSELKAKCQKSEDELSRKRREAELWQTVSSNGELKIKQEKELAVAAGKLVECQKTIASLGQQLKSLATLEDFLIDNEKPAELRIGGSPIPRGGEPWKLYSNDACLAKSEADSSKLVGDGSGPMNGKNGESPPLSVSSSSALSLLRKTEMGLGHCSVGVKVIPM, from the exons ATCCAGGACACATCAAGGGGATCTCCAAATCatagtactcaatcaccagagGTCACATCCAAAGTCTCCGTCAATGGTGGAGATGTTAATTATGATGTGAAGAGTTTGAAAGAGAAACTATCAGCTGCACTTTTGAACATCAGTGCCAAAGAGGACTTGGTGAAACAGCACGCTAAAGttgcagaagaggctgtttcag GCTGGGAGAAGGCAGAAACTGAAGCGGTAGCTTTGAAGCAACAACTAGAAGCTGCTTCACAGAAGAACTCAGCCCTTGAGGATCGGGTAGGCCATCTTGATGGTGCCCTCAAGGAGTGTGTCAGGCAGCTCCGTCAGGCCAGAGAAGAACAAGAGCTGAAGATCCATGAAGCTGTTGTCAAGCAAACCCGTGAATGGGAGTCTGCAAAGTTTGAGCTTGAGAGCCAGCTCATTGAGCTCCAGATCCAAGTTGAAGCTGCAAAAGCTGGATCTTCTGTAAATCCTGATCTCCGCCTGAGGCTTGAGGCTGCAGAGAAAGAAAATGCTTCCCTCAAGCAGGAGCTTCTTGCTCGAGTCGAGGAGCTAGAAGTTACGACTCTGGAAAGAGACCTAAGTACCCAAGCAGCAGAAACTGCAAGCAAGCAACATTTGGAGGGTATAAAGAAGTTGGCTAAGCTTGAGGCTGAGTGTCGCAGACTAAGAGCTACATCTCAGAAGGCATCCTCTGTGACTGATCACAAGTCTGCTGCTGCCTCTTCAGTTTATGTTGAATCACTGACGGATAGCCAGTCAGACAGTGGGGAGAGATTACTCACAGTGGAGGCTGATTCGCGCAAAATGAGTAATTCAGAGCCGAATGAGTGTGAGCCAAGCTGTTCAGATTCATGGGCATCAGCTCTAATATCGGAGCTTGATCAATTCAAGAATGACAAGGCCATTGGTAGGAACCCCATAGCCTCTTCTGTAGAAATTGATCTCATGGATGATTTCCTTGAGATGGAGAGGCTTGCCTCCCTGCCAGAGATGGAGAGTACAAGCCACGGCCTCGAGTTGGGAGCTGTTTCAGAACAACGACTTGGTGTAGAAAACACATTAAAGGCTGAACTTGAGGCAATGATTCAGAGGACGGCTGACTTGGAAGAGAAGTTAGAGACGATGGAAGCAGAGAAAGAGGTGCTCAATGCAGCTTTGGCCGAGAGTCAAAGTCGACTTGAGATATCACAAGGTCAACTAAGGGAATCTGAGGAGAAGTTGATGGAGCTGCACAGGCAGCTAGATCTAGCCAAGGAATTGAAGCAAGCGTCTGAGATAGAAGCTGAGGAAAAGTTGATGGAGCTGCACAGGCAGCTAGATCTAGCCAAGGAATTGAAGCAAGCGTCTAAGATAGAAGCAGATGCTGCCAATGCAAAGAGAGAAGAAGTGGAGGCACAGCTTGTAACTGTGGATGTAGAGGTCCATACTTTGCATGCAAAGGTAGATTCATTAGAAGCAGAGCTCGAGAAGGAGTATGCTTTGTCGTCTGAACTTAAAGCTAAATGTCAGAAATCAGAGGATgagctatcaagaaagagacGTGAAGCTGAGCTATGGCAAACGGTGAGCTCCAATGGCGAGTTGAAGATCAAGCAG GAGAAGGAGCTGGCCGTAGCAGCAGGAAAGCTAGTGGAGTGTCAGAAAACCATCGCATCTCTTGGACAACAGTTGAAATCATTAGCTACGCTGGAAGACTTCCTAATTGACAATGAGAAGCCAGCGGAACTTAGAATAGGAGGATCACCCATACCTAGAGGTGGGGAGCCATGGAAATTATATTCAAATGATGCTTGTCTAGCCAAAAGTGAAGCTGATTCTTCAAAACTAGTTGGTGATGGCTCTGGTCCTATGAATGGTAAAAATGGGGAATCACCACCATTGTCTGTATCATCTTCATCAGCCTTATCACTCCTGAGAAAAACCGAAATGGGTTTGGGACATTGTTCTGTCGGAGTAAAAGTAATACCCATGTAG
- the LOC122073080 gene encoding TLC domain-containing protein 2 isoform X1, translating to MARESHGKNTGAFFMATLVLWLLSVVFEIIFHKRTELAYVLVGCCFYQIANWVIRFSVFRDPLSVNTSVSLLHSSITSVSGYVYIHFIISCAVIFILVNQWATKGLGTIFDHAQLFGGTWPGAYLALCFSCGYFAYDQWDMLQYRLYSGWIPSILVHHLILLVCFTLALYRRVTVNYLILTLICELHSIFLHVRKVRRIVGVRDKNSKVVRAEWALNWITFFVARVCSHILITVKLIRDASKFGKGVELPLALFGMAGMNLLNVFLGLDLFKAYRREKNQHPRHQE from the exons ATGGCGAGAGAAAGCCATGGGAAGAACACTGGAGCTTTCTTTATGGCCACTCTGGTTCTGTGGCTCCTCTCTGTTGTCTTCGAAATCATCTTCCATAAGAGAACAGAACTTGCCTATGTGCTCGTTGGTTGCTGTTTCTATCAAATTGCCAACTGGGTCATCCGATTTTCCGTGTTTCGGGATCCTCTCTCTGTCAACACCAGCGTATCTTTGCTCCATTCCTCAATTACTTCTGTTTCAG GTTATGTCTACAttcattttataatttcatGTGCAGTCATTTTCATCCTGGTTAATCAGTGGGCAACAAAGGGTCTAGGTACGATATTTGACCATGCTCAGTTGTTTGGTGGAACGTGGCCTGGTGCATACTTAGCTTTGTGCTTCTCCTGTGGTTACTTTGCATATGACCAGTGGGATATGCTCCAGTACCGACTGTACAGTGGATGGATCCCTTCAATCCTTGTACACCATCTGATACTCCTGGTTTGCTTTACACTTGCATTGTATCGAAGAGTCACTGTGAACTATCTTATTCTCACCCTTATTTGTGAG TTGCATTCAATATTCCTACATGTAAGGAAAGTGCGGCGAATTGTTGGAGTACGGGACAAAAACAGCAAAGTTGTAAGAGCAGAATGGGCACTCAACTGGATCACCTTCTTTGTTGCAAGGGTCTGTTCACACATTCTCATCACAGTGAAGCTCATTAGGGATGCATCTAAGTTTGGGAAGGGTGTAGAGCTCCCACTAGCCCTTTTTGGGATGGCAGGAATGAATTTGCTGAATGTTTTTCTTGGCCTTGATCTCTTCAAAGCttataggagagagaagaatcAACACCCTAGACATCAAgaatag
- the LOC122073080 gene encoding TLC domain-containing protein 2 isoform X2: MARESHGKNTGAFFMATLVLWLLSVVFEIIFHKRTELAYVLVGCCFYQIANWVIRFSVFRDPLSVNTSVSLLHSSITSVSVIFILVNQWATKGLGTIFDHAQLFGGTWPGAYLALCFSCGYFAYDQWDMLQYRLYSGWIPSILVHHLILLVCFTLALYRRVTVNYLILTLICELHSIFLHVRKVRRIVGVRDKNSKVVRAEWALNWITFFVARVCSHILITVKLIRDASKFGKGVELPLALFGMAGMNLLNVFLGLDLFKAYRREKNQHPRHQE; the protein is encoded by the exons ATGGCGAGAGAAAGCCATGGGAAGAACACTGGAGCTTTCTTTATGGCCACTCTGGTTCTGTGGCTCCTCTCTGTTGTCTTCGAAATCATCTTCCATAAGAGAACAGAACTTGCCTATGTGCTCGTTGGTTGCTGTTTCTATCAAATTGCCAACTGGGTCATCCGATTTTCCGTGTTTCGGGATCCTCTCTCTGTCAACACCAGCGTATCTTTGCTCCATTCCTCAATTACTTCTGTTTCAG TCATTTTCATCCTGGTTAATCAGTGGGCAACAAAGGGTCTAGGTACGATATTTGACCATGCTCAGTTGTTTGGTGGAACGTGGCCTGGTGCATACTTAGCTTTGTGCTTCTCCTGTGGTTACTTTGCATATGACCAGTGGGATATGCTCCAGTACCGACTGTACAGTGGATGGATCCCTTCAATCCTTGTACACCATCTGATACTCCTGGTTTGCTTTACACTTGCATTGTATCGAAGAGTCACTGTGAACTATCTTATTCTCACCCTTATTTGTGAG TTGCATTCAATATTCCTACATGTAAGGAAAGTGCGGCGAATTGTTGGAGTACGGGACAAAAACAGCAAAGTTGTAAGAGCAGAATGGGCACTCAACTGGATCACCTTCTTTGTTGCAAGGGTCTGTTCACACATTCTCATCACAGTGAAGCTCATTAGGGATGCATCTAAGTTTGGGAAGGGTGTAGAGCTCCCACTAGCCCTTTTTGGGATGGCAGGAATGAATTTGCTGAATGTTTTTCTTGGCCTTGATCTCTTCAAAGCttataggagagagaagaatcAACACCCTAGACATCAAgaatag
- the LOC122074451 gene encoding filament-like plant protein isoform X2: MDRRSWLWRRKNSEKSPGETESSGSISSHSERLSDEQDTSRGSPNHSTQSPEVTSKVSVNGGDVNYDVKSLKEKLSAALLNISAKEDLVKQHAKVAEEAVSGWEKAETEAVALKQQLEAASQKNSALEDRVGHLDGALKECVRQLRQAREEQELKIHEAVVKQTREWESAKFELESQLIELQIQVEAAKAGSSVNPDLRLRLEAAEKENASLKQELLARVEELEVTTLERDLSTQAAETASKQHLEGIKKLAKLEAECRRLRATSQKASSVTDHKSAAASSVYVESLTDSQSDSGERLLTVEADSRKMSNSEPNECEPSCSDSWASALISELDQFKNDKAIGRNPIASSVEIDLMDDFLEMERLASLPEMESTSHGLELGAVSEQRLGVENTLKAELEAMIQRTADLEEKLETMEAEKEVLNAALAESQSRLEISQGQLRESEEKLMELHRQLDLAKELKQASEIEAEEKLMELHRQLDLAKELKQASKIEADAANAKREEVEAQLVTVDVEVHTLHAKVDSLEAELEKEYALSSELKAKCQKSEDELSRKRREAELWQTVSSNGELKIKQEKELAVAAGKLVECQKTIASLGQQLKSLATLEDFLIDNEKPAELRIGGSPIPRGGEPWKLYSNDACLAKSEADSSKLVGDGSGPMNGKNGESPPLSVSSSSALSLLRKTEMGLGHCSVGVKVIPM; the protein is encoded by the exons GACACATCAAGGGGATCTCCAAATCatagtactcaatcaccagagGTCACATCCAAAGTCTCCGTCAATGGTGGAGATGTTAATTATGATGTGAAGAGTTTGAAAGAGAAACTATCAGCTGCACTTTTGAACATCAGTGCCAAAGAGGACTTGGTGAAACAGCACGCTAAAGttgcagaagaggctgtttcag GCTGGGAGAAGGCAGAAACTGAAGCGGTAGCTTTGAAGCAACAACTAGAAGCTGCTTCACAGAAGAACTCAGCCCTTGAGGATCGGGTAGGCCATCTTGATGGTGCCCTCAAGGAGTGTGTCAGGCAGCTCCGTCAGGCCAGAGAAGAACAAGAGCTGAAGATCCATGAAGCTGTTGTCAAGCAAACCCGTGAATGGGAGTCTGCAAAGTTTGAGCTTGAGAGCCAGCTCATTGAGCTCCAGATCCAAGTTGAAGCTGCAAAAGCTGGATCTTCTGTAAATCCTGATCTCCGCCTGAGGCTTGAGGCTGCAGAGAAAGAAAATGCTTCCCTCAAGCAGGAGCTTCTTGCTCGAGTCGAGGAGCTAGAAGTTACGACTCTGGAAAGAGACCTAAGTACCCAAGCAGCAGAAACTGCAAGCAAGCAACATTTGGAGGGTATAAAGAAGTTGGCTAAGCTTGAGGCTGAGTGTCGCAGACTAAGAGCTACATCTCAGAAGGCATCCTCTGTGACTGATCACAAGTCTGCTGCTGCCTCTTCAGTTTATGTTGAATCACTGACGGATAGCCAGTCAGACAGTGGGGAGAGATTACTCACAGTGGAGGCTGATTCGCGCAAAATGAGTAATTCAGAGCCGAATGAGTGTGAGCCAAGCTGTTCAGATTCATGGGCATCAGCTCTAATATCGGAGCTTGATCAATTCAAGAATGACAAGGCCATTGGTAGGAACCCCATAGCCTCTTCTGTAGAAATTGATCTCATGGATGATTTCCTTGAGATGGAGAGGCTTGCCTCCCTGCCAGAGATGGAGAGTACAAGCCACGGCCTCGAGTTGGGAGCTGTTTCAGAACAACGACTTGGTGTAGAAAACACATTAAAGGCTGAACTTGAGGCAATGATTCAGAGGACGGCTGACTTGGAAGAGAAGTTAGAGACGATGGAAGCAGAGAAAGAGGTGCTCAATGCAGCTTTGGCCGAGAGTCAAAGTCGACTTGAGATATCACAAGGTCAACTAAGGGAATCTGAGGAGAAGTTGATGGAGCTGCACAGGCAGCTAGATCTAGCCAAGGAATTGAAGCAAGCGTCTGAGATAGAAGCTGAGGAAAAGTTGATGGAGCTGCACAGGCAGCTAGATCTAGCCAAGGAATTGAAGCAAGCGTCTAAGATAGAAGCAGATGCTGCCAATGCAAAGAGAGAAGAAGTGGAGGCACAGCTTGTAACTGTGGATGTAGAGGTCCATACTTTGCATGCAAAGGTAGATTCATTAGAAGCAGAGCTCGAGAAGGAGTATGCTTTGTCGTCTGAACTTAAAGCTAAATGTCAGAAATCAGAGGATgagctatcaagaaagagacGTGAAGCTGAGCTATGGCAAACGGTGAGCTCCAATGGCGAGTTGAAGATCAAGCAG GAGAAGGAGCTGGCCGTAGCAGCAGGAAAGCTAGTGGAGTGTCAGAAAACCATCGCATCTCTTGGACAACAGTTGAAATCATTAGCTACGCTGGAAGACTTCCTAATTGACAATGAGAAGCCAGCGGAACTTAGAATAGGAGGATCACCCATACCTAGAGGTGGGGAGCCATGGAAATTATATTCAAATGATGCTTGTCTAGCCAAAAGTGAAGCTGATTCTTCAAAACTAGTTGGTGATGGCTCTGGTCCTATGAATGGTAAAAATGGGGAATCACCACCATTGTCTGTATCATCTTCATCAGCCTTATCACTCCTGAGAAAAACCGAAATGGGTTTGGGACATTGTTCTGTCGGAGTAAAAGTAATACCCATGTAG